Proteins encoded together in one Kutzneria kofuensis window:
- the lipB gene encoding lipoyl(octanoyl) transferase LipB translates to MTTSSCRASADPVQVRPLGTIDYAEAWELQRELLNARADGVGPDTLLLLEHPSVYTAGKRTEPADRPQDGTPVIDVDRGGKITWHGPGQLVGYPIVKLSDPVDVVDYVRRIEQALIHVCDAFGLATGRVEGRSGVWLAADGDRPERKIAAIGIRVQRGVTMHGLEINCNADLDAFGKIIPCGIRDAGVTSLSAELGRDVTVAEVQPLVEAAVLAAIEGTLPVTVRDIERKQPTAAGVTFSLSS, encoded by the coding sequence GTGACGACCTCTTCCTGCCGTGCTTCCGCCGATCCCGTGCAGGTGCGGCCGCTGGGCACCATCGACTACGCCGAGGCCTGGGAGCTCCAGCGCGAGCTGCTGAACGCCCGCGCCGACGGCGTCGGTCCGGACACGTTGCTGCTGCTGGAGCACCCGTCGGTGTACACCGCCGGCAAGCGGACCGAGCCCGCCGACCGCCCGCAGGACGGCACGCCCGTGATCGACGTCGACCGCGGCGGCAAGATCACCTGGCACGGCCCCGGGCAGCTGGTCGGCTACCCCATCGTCAAGCTGTCCGACCCGGTCGACGTCGTCGACTACGTGCGGCGCATCGAGCAGGCGCTGATCCACGTCTGCGACGCCTTCGGCCTGGCCACCGGCCGGGTCGAGGGCCGCAGCGGCGTGTGGCTGGCCGCCGACGGCGACCGGCCCGAGCGCAAGATCGCCGCCATCGGCATCCGGGTCCAGCGCGGCGTCACCATGCACGGCCTGGAGATCAACTGCAACGCCGACCTCGACGCCTTCGGGAAGATCATCCCGTGTGGCATCCGCGACGCCGGCGTCACCTCGCTGTCGGCCGAGCTGGGTCGCGACGTCACCGTCGCCGAGGTCCAGCCGCTGGTCGAGGCGGCCGTGCTCGCCGCCATCGAGGGCACGCTGCCCGTGACCGTTCGGGACATCGAGCGCAAGCAGCCGACCGCCGCCGGGGTGACGTTCTCCCTGTCGTCCTGA
- a CDS encoding TetR/AcrR family transcriptional regulator, whose amino-acid sequence MRSRRLEYSESTRDALVDSAVELFTKRGYAGTSLDEVAKRARVTKGALYHHFSGKQALFEAAFDTVETKAMRRLGEIVSGPGHPWETAMAGLRAYVRVCLDPAFQRIVVHEGPVVMGWARWREAEEHYSFGVIRESVAALVEAGEIEEVPIEVMSRLLYGALSAGASMIAGAADPRKASEEVAWSITKVVSGLRRPAAAGADGPAAEPADRPARRRRR is encoded by the coding sequence GTGCGGTCGAGACGGCTCGAGTACTCGGAATCCACCAGGGACGCCCTGGTGGACAGCGCCGTCGAGCTGTTCACCAAACGGGGATACGCGGGCACCTCGCTGGACGAGGTGGCCAAGCGGGCGCGCGTCACCAAGGGGGCGCTGTACCACCACTTCAGCGGCAAGCAGGCGCTGTTCGAGGCGGCCTTCGACACCGTGGAGACCAAGGCGATGCGCCGCCTCGGCGAGATCGTCAGCGGCCCCGGCCACCCGTGGGAGACGGCCATGGCCGGCCTGCGGGCGTACGTGCGGGTCTGCCTCGACCCGGCGTTCCAGCGCATCGTCGTGCACGAGGGCCCGGTGGTCATGGGCTGGGCCCGCTGGCGCGAAGCCGAGGAGCACTACAGCTTCGGCGTCATTCGCGAGTCGGTGGCGGCGCTGGTCGAGGCCGGCGAGATCGAGGAAGTGCCGATCGAGGTGATGTCCCGGCTGCTCTACGGCGCGCTGTCGGCCGGCGCCAGCATGATCGCCGGCGCCGCCGACCCGCGCAAGGCCAGTGAGGAAGTGGCCTGGTCCATCACGAAGGTGGTCAGCGGACTGCGCCGACCGGCAGCAGCAGGTGCTGACGGGCCGGCGGCGGAACCGGCCGATCGGCCGGCACGGCGTCGTCGCCGCTAG
- a CDS encoding LysR family transcriptional regulator codes for MELRQLSHFVAVAEECHFTRAARRLHIAQSSLSASIQTLERELGAQLFVRDKRQVRLTDAGRALLVEARRALSTVTAAREAVAAVQGGLRGRVSVGLARAVDHGHLMSALGRFHRAHPDVEVALSHDGSARLLDQVRDGRLDLALLLMPANRLAGGAPGGDGLDVTPVRPERPVVACGPDHRFAQRNAVALGELRAETLVEFPGGGNEFGGKVAFHADDVHTMLDVVAAGLAIAVLPRTTARGRAGVRFVELQGEAPAWELMLAHPERSNAAAGALLAAVLASGDDAVPADRPVPPPARQHLLLPVGAVR; via the coding sequence ATGGAGTTGCGCCAGTTGTCGCATTTCGTCGCCGTAGCGGAGGAATGCCACTTCACCAGGGCCGCACGGAGACTGCACATCGCTCAGTCCAGCCTTTCCGCATCGATCCAGACGCTGGAGCGCGAGCTCGGCGCGCAGCTGTTCGTCCGGGACAAGCGCCAGGTCCGGCTGACCGACGCCGGCCGGGCGCTGCTAGTGGAGGCGCGCCGCGCGCTGAGCACCGTGACCGCCGCGCGCGAGGCCGTCGCCGCCGTGCAGGGCGGGTTGCGCGGCCGGGTCAGCGTCGGGCTGGCCCGGGCCGTCGACCACGGGCACCTCATGTCGGCGCTGGGCCGCTTCCACCGGGCCCACCCCGACGTCGAGGTGGCGCTCAGCCACGACGGCTCGGCCCGGCTGCTCGACCAGGTCCGGGACGGGCGGCTGGACCTGGCCCTGCTGCTGATGCCGGCGAACCGGCTGGCCGGGGGCGCGCCCGGCGGCGACGGGCTGGACGTCACGCCGGTACGGCCCGAGCGGCCGGTGGTGGCGTGCGGGCCGGACCACCGGTTCGCCCAGCGCAACGCCGTCGCCCTCGGCGAGCTGCGGGCCGAGACGCTGGTGGAGTTCCCCGGCGGCGGCAACGAGTTCGGCGGCAAGGTCGCGTTCCACGCCGACGACGTGCACACCATGCTGGACGTCGTGGCGGCCGGGCTGGCGATCGCGGTGCTGCCGCGGACCACCGCCCGCGGCCGGGCCGGGGTGCGGTTCGTGGAGCTGCAGGGCGAGGCGCCGGCGTGGGAGCTGATGCTCGCCCATCCGGAGCGGTCGAACGCGGCGGCCGGCGCCCTGTTGGCCGCGGTGCTGGCTAGCGGCGACGACGCCGTGCCGGCCGATCGGCCGGTTCCGCCGCCGGCCCGTCAGCACCTGCTGCTGCCGGTCGGCGCAGTCCGCTGA
- a CDS encoding OsmC family protein encodes MRKHGYEVEVTWSGATTGYRDYSRAHEVAVEGKPVIPGSSDPAFRGDRDRYNPEELLVASLSQCHMLWFLHLATDAGLVVTSYRDRAVGTMVEDADGGGRFSGVTLRPEVTVHSGHEKLPELHEKAHHLCFIANSVNFPVQVQSVD; translated from the coding sequence ATGCGAAAGCACGGGTACGAGGTGGAAGTCACCTGGAGCGGGGCTACGACGGGCTACCGGGACTACTCACGGGCGCACGAGGTCGCGGTCGAGGGCAAGCCGGTGATCCCCGGATCGTCCGACCCGGCCTTCCGCGGCGACCGGGACCGCTACAACCCGGAGGAACTGCTGGTGGCCTCGCTGTCGCAGTGCCACATGCTGTGGTTCCTGCACCTGGCCACCGACGCGGGCCTCGTCGTGACGTCCTACCGGGACCGCGCGGTCGGCACGATGGTCGAGGACGCCGACGGCGGCGGCCGGTTCAGCGGCGTGACGCTACGACCCGAAGTGACCGTCCACAGTGGCCACGAAAAGCTGCCGGAGCTGCACGAGAAGGCCCATCACCTGTGCTTCATCGCCAACTCGGTCAACTTCCCGGTGCAGGTTCAGTCGGTGGACTGA
- a CDS encoding LLM class F420-dependent oxidoreductase, which translates to MDFRIFTEPQQGASYDDLLRVARAAEDAGYDAFFRSDHYLKMGSADGLPGPTDAWITLAGLARETSRLRLGTLMSPITFRHPGPLAISVAQVDQMSGGRVELGIGSGWFEAEHAAYGIPFPALGERFDQYEEQVEIIAGLWGTPVGQTYSFAGKHYQLTESPALPKPAQSPRPPILIGGHGARRTPRLAAKFADEFNIGFSSIADSAAQFDRVRAACEAIGRDPSSVIMSVAHPVVVGRDDAEVARRAAAIRRDVDELKANGFCGTPAEVLDRIGAWHEGTGTNRIYLQLLDLADLDHVDLFAAEVAARW; encoded by the coding sequence GTGGACTTTCGGATCTTCACCGAACCCCAGCAGGGGGCCAGCTACGACGACCTGCTCCGGGTGGCCCGTGCCGCCGAGGATGCCGGTTACGACGCGTTCTTCCGTTCCGACCATTATCTGAAGATGGGCTCGGCCGACGGCCTGCCCGGCCCCACCGACGCCTGGATCACGCTGGCCGGTCTGGCCCGCGAGACGTCCCGGCTGCGGCTGGGCACGCTGATGAGCCCGATCACCTTCCGGCACCCCGGCCCGCTGGCCATCTCGGTGGCGCAGGTGGACCAGATGTCGGGCGGCCGCGTCGAGCTGGGCATCGGCAGCGGCTGGTTCGAGGCCGAGCACGCCGCCTACGGCATCCCGTTCCCGGCCCTGGGCGAGCGCTTCGACCAGTACGAGGAACAGGTGGAGATCATCGCCGGGCTGTGGGGCACGCCCGTCGGACAGACCTATTCGTTCGCCGGCAAGCACTACCAGCTGACCGAGTCGCCCGCGCTGCCCAAGCCGGCGCAGAGCCCGCGCCCGCCGATCCTGATCGGCGGCCACGGCGCGCGGCGCACGCCCCGCCTGGCCGCGAAGTTCGCCGACGAGTTCAACATCGGCTTCTCCTCGATCGCCGACTCGGCGGCCCAGTTCGACCGGGTCCGGGCGGCGTGCGAGGCCATCGGCCGCGACCCGTCGTCGGTCATCATGTCGGTGGCGCATCCCGTGGTCGTCGGGCGTGACGACGCCGAGGTGGCCCGCCGCGCCGCCGCGATCCGCCGTGACGTGGACGAGCTGAAGGCCAACGGTTTCTGCGGCACGCCGGCCGAGGTGCTGGACCGGATCGGCGCCTGGCACGAGGGCACCGGCACCAACCGGATCTACCTCCAGCTGCTGGACCTGGCCGACCTCGACCACGTGGACCTCTTCGCCGCCGAGGTCGCCGCCCGGTGGTGA
- the lpdA gene encoding dihydrolipoyl dehydrogenase, producing the protein MTDTSADLVILGGGSGGYACAFRAAELGLSVILVEKDKLGGTCLHRGCIPTKALLHAAEVADAAREGDKFGVKSSLEGIDMPGVNSYKDGVIAGLYKGLQGLVKANKVTLVEGAGTFQGPNTVVVDGNRYTGKNVVLATGSYARSLPGLEINGRIITSDQALNLDWIPEKVVVLGGGVIGVEFASVWSSFGADVTIVEALPRLVPAEDEWASKQLERAFRKRGIKFKTGVKFTGASQNDSGVSVSLENGDVLEADLLLVAVGRGPNTAGHGYEEAGVRMERGFVITDERLRTNLPGVYAVGDIVPGLQLAHRGFQQGIFVAEDIAGQNPRVIDEAGIPRVTYCNPEVASVGLTEAAAKEKYGSATTYVYSLAGNGKSQILKTSGGVKLVKAPDGPVVGITLVGERVGELIGEAQLVYNWEAFPEDVAPLIHAHPTQTEALGEAFLALAGKPLHVHG; encoded by the coding sequence GTGACCGACACCTCCGCCGACCTTGTGATCCTGGGCGGCGGCTCGGGCGGCTACGCCTGCGCCTTCCGCGCGGCCGAGCTCGGCCTGTCCGTCATCCTGGTCGAGAAGGACAAGCTGGGGGGCACCTGCCTGCACCGCGGCTGCATCCCGACCAAGGCGCTGCTGCACGCGGCGGAGGTCGCCGACGCGGCCCGCGAGGGCGACAAGTTCGGCGTGAAGAGCTCGCTCGAGGGCATCGACATGCCGGGCGTGAACTCGTACAAGGACGGCGTGATCGCCGGTCTGTACAAGGGCCTGCAGGGCCTGGTGAAGGCCAACAAGGTCACCCTCGTCGAGGGCGCGGGCACCTTCCAGGGGCCCAACACGGTCGTCGTCGACGGCAACCGCTACACCGGCAAGAACGTGGTGCTGGCCACCGGGTCCTACGCCCGCAGCCTGCCCGGCCTGGAGATCAACGGCCGGATCATCACCAGCGACCAGGCCCTCAACCTGGACTGGATCCCGGAGAAGGTCGTCGTGCTCGGCGGCGGCGTCATCGGCGTCGAGTTCGCCAGCGTGTGGAGCTCCTTCGGCGCCGACGTGACCATCGTCGAGGCGCTGCCGCGGCTGGTGCCGGCCGAGGACGAGTGGGCCTCCAAGCAGCTGGAACGCGCCTTCCGCAAGCGCGGCATCAAGTTCAAGACGGGCGTGAAGTTCACCGGCGCCAGCCAGAACGACTCCGGCGTCTCGGTCAGCCTGGAGAACGGCGACGTGCTGGAGGCCGACCTGCTGCTGGTCGCCGTCGGCCGCGGCCCCAACACCGCCGGCCACGGTTACGAGGAGGCCGGCGTCCGGATGGAGCGCGGCTTCGTCATCACCGACGAGCGGCTGCGCACCAACCTGCCCGGCGTGTACGCCGTCGGCGACATCGTGCCCGGCCTGCAGCTCGCGCACCGCGGCTTCCAGCAGGGCATCTTCGTCGCCGAGGACATCGCCGGCCAGAACCCGCGGGTCATCGACGAGGCCGGCATCCCGCGCGTGACGTACTGCAACCCCGAGGTCGCCTCGGTCGGCCTGACCGAGGCCGCGGCCAAGGAGAAGTACGGCTCCGCCACCACCTACGTCTACAGCCTGGCCGGCAACGGCAAGAGCCAGATCCTCAAGACCAGCGGCGGCGTGAAGCTGGTCAAGGCCCCCGACGGCCCGGTCGTCGGCATCACCCTCGTCGGCGAGCGCGTCGGCGAGCTGATCGGCGAGGCCCAGCTGGTCTACAACTGGGAGGCGTTCCCCGAGGACGTGGCCCCGCTGATCCACGCGCACCCCACCCAGACAGAAGCCCTCGGCGAGGCGTTCCTCGCCCTGGCCGGCAAGCCGCTGCACGTGCACGGCTGA
- the sucB gene encoding 2-oxoglutarate dehydrogenase, E2 component, dihydrolipoamide succinyltransferase, which translates to MAFSVQMPALGESVTEGTVTRWLKQEGERVDVDEPLLEVSTDKVDTEIPSPAAGVLQRIVVKEDETVEVGAELAVIGDGADAPATPPAEPEPASAPAPVAEEQEAPAAAPAPSAPAPAQSSGPAQGTEVTMPALGESVTEGTVTRWLKQVGDHVDVDEPLLEVSTDKVDTEIPSPVAGTLLEIAAGEDATVEVGGKLAVIGDASAAPAQPAPAPQQPAPQQSAPAQQQAPAPAPTPAPAAPAPAAQPAPAAPAPAAQAPAQSSSEDANGSPYVTPLVRKLASENGIDLNTLKGTGVGGRIRKQDVLAAVDAAKAPAPAPAAPAPAAAAPSAPAAVSAAPSPEAQALRGTTQKMTRIRQTIAKRMVESLQISAQLTTVVEVDITRIARLRDRAKRAFEAREGVKLSFLPFFAKAAVEALKQHPQVNASINDQTMEVTYHGAEHLSIAVDSPRGLMVPVIHNAGDLNIAGLARKIADLAERTRNNKIKPDELSGGTFTLTNTGSRGALFDTPILNQPQVGMLGTGAVVKRPVVVADEAGGDTIAIRSMVYLALSYDHRLVDGADAARFLTTIKHRLEEGAFEADLGL; encoded by the coding sequence ATGGCCTTCTCCGTCCAGATGCCGGCACTCGGCGAGAGTGTCACGGAGGGCACCGTCACCCGCTGGCTCAAGCAGGAGGGTGAGCGGGTCGACGTCGACGAGCCCTTGCTGGAGGTCTCCACCGACAAGGTCGACACCGAGATCCCGTCGCCGGCCGCCGGTGTGCTGCAGCGCATCGTCGTCAAGGAGGACGAGACCGTCGAGGTCGGCGCCGAGCTCGCCGTCATCGGGGACGGCGCCGACGCGCCGGCCACCCCGCCGGCCGAGCCCGAGCCGGCCAGCGCCCCGGCCCCGGTCGCCGAGGAGCAGGAGGCGCCCGCCGCCGCTCCGGCCCCGTCCGCGCCGGCTCCGGCGCAGTCCTCGGGTCCCGCGCAGGGCACCGAGGTGACCATGCCGGCGCTCGGCGAGAGCGTCACCGAGGGCACCGTCACCCGCTGGCTCAAGCAGGTCGGCGACCACGTGGACGTGGACGAGCCGCTGCTGGAGGTGTCCACCGACAAGGTCGACACCGAGATCCCGTCGCCGGTCGCCGGCACGCTGCTGGAGATCGCCGCCGGCGAGGACGCCACCGTCGAGGTCGGCGGCAAGCTGGCCGTCATCGGCGACGCCTCGGCGGCCCCGGCCCAGCCGGCCCCGGCCCCGCAGCAGCCGGCCCCGCAGCAGTCCGCCCCGGCCCAGCAGCAGGCTCCGGCTCCCGCGCCGACCCCGGCTCCCGCCGCTCCGGCACCGGCCGCTCAGCCCGCGCCGGCCGCCCCGGCGCCGGCCGCTCAGGCCCCGGCCCAGTCCTCCTCGGAGGACGCCAACGGCTCGCCGTACGTGACGCCGCTGGTGCGCAAGCTGGCCTCGGAGAACGGCATCGACCTGAACACGCTGAAGGGCACCGGCGTCGGTGGCCGGATCCGCAAGCAGGACGTGCTGGCCGCCGTGGATGCCGCGAAGGCCCCCGCCCCGGCGCCGGCCGCGCCCGCCCCGGCCGCTGCGGCTCCGTCCGCGCCGGCCGCCGTGTCGGCCGCGCCGTCGCCCGAGGCGCAGGCGCTGCGTGGCACCACGCAGAAGATGACCCGGATCCGGCAGACCATCGCCAAGCGCATGGTGGAGTCGCTGCAGATCTCCGCGCAGCTCACCACCGTGGTCGAGGTCGACATCACCCGGATCGCCCGGCTGCGGGACCGCGCCAAGCGGGCCTTCGAGGCGCGGGAGGGCGTGAAGCTGTCCTTCCTGCCGTTCTTCGCCAAGGCGGCCGTCGAGGCGCTCAAGCAGCACCCGCAGGTCAACGCCTCCATCAACGACCAGACGATGGAGGTGACCTACCACGGCGCCGAGCACCTGAGCATCGCGGTGGACTCGCCGCGCGGCCTGATGGTGCCGGTCATCCACAACGCCGGCGACCTCAACATCGCCGGCCTGGCCCGCAAGATCGCCGACCTGGCCGAGCGGACCCGCAACAACAAGATCAAGCCGGACGAGCTGTCGGGCGGCACCTTCACGCTGACCAACACCGGCAGCCGCGGCGCCCTGTTCGACACGCCGATCCTGAACCAGCCGCAGGTCGGCATGCTCGGCACCGGCGCCGTGGTGAAGCGGCCGGTCGTGGTGGCCGACGAGGCCGGCGGCGACACCATCGCCATCCGGTCCATGGTGTACCTGGCCCTGTCCTACGACCACCGCCTGGTGGACGGCGCGGACGCGGCCCGCTTCCTCACGACGATCAAGCACCGCCTGGAGGAAGGCGCCTTCGAGGCCGACCTCGGCCTCTGA
- a CDS encoding RICIN domain-containing protein: MALSIAMVAGFTFGLRSAPAQAATPAAADTYYYSLIARHSGKCLDVWDGSTDDHALVQQFGCHYGNNQQFGLVYVTGDYYALVARHSGKCLDIPGASLDDHVIVQQYGCHYGENQQFRLVRIAGNYYSLVARNSGKCLDVWAGSTDDHALVQQYGCHYGDNQQFYFRYMGVG; the protein is encoded by the coding sequence GTGGCGCTGAGCATCGCGATGGTCGCCGGATTCACGTTCGGCTTGCGGTCGGCGCCGGCTCAGGCGGCGACGCCGGCGGCCGCCGACACCTACTACTACAGCCTGATCGCCCGACACAGTGGCAAGTGCCTCGACGTCTGGGACGGCAGCACGGACGATCACGCCCTCGTGCAGCAGTTCGGCTGCCACTACGGGAACAACCAGCAATTCGGGCTCGTCTATGTGACCGGGGACTACTACGCGCTGGTGGCTCGACACAGCGGCAAGTGCCTCGACATCCCGGGGGCCAGTCTGGACGATCACGTCATCGTGCAGCAGTACGGCTGCCACTACGGTGAAAACCAGCAGTTCAGGCTCGTTCGTATAGCCGGGAACTACTATTCGCTGGTTGCGCGAAACAGTGGTAAGTGCCTTGACGTCTGGGCCGGAAGCACGGATGATCACGCCCTCGTGCAGCAGTACGGCTGCCATTACGGCGACAACCAGCAATTCTACTTCAGGTACATGGGAGTGGGCTGA
- a CDS encoding GNAT family N-acetyltransferase translates to MSGLPTLSAVRIAADRVVLRESRESDRDRLIELRTDPEVGAHIGGPNPREAVERRIDEIGMAGLTDAPGVFVIADRATDAFIGTVQLTAVDADQPGHLADNTEELELGYLLHRDAWGAGLAFEAATAVLRAAAAELPDQPVILRTQTANTRSQRLAARLGFQPVRTFEWFDAEQTLFAADLHSFKA, encoded by the coding sequence ATGAGCGGGTTGCCGACGCTGTCCGCCGTCCGGATCGCCGCCGACCGGGTCGTGCTGCGCGAGTCCCGTGAGTCCGATCGGGACCGGCTCATCGAGCTCCGGACCGACCCGGAGGTCGGCGCCCACATCGGCGGTCCGAACCCGCGGGAGGCCGTCGAGCGGCGCATCGACGAGATCGGCATGGCCGGCCTGACCGACGCTCCGGGCGTCTTCGTCATCGCCGACAGGGCCACCGACGCCTTCATCGGAACGGTGCAGCTCACCGCGGTCGACGCCGACCAGCCCGGCCACCTCGCCGACAACACCGAGGAACTCGAACTGGGTTACCTGCTGCACCGTGACGCCTGGGGCGCCGGACTGGCCTTCGAGGCCGCCACCGCCGTCCTGCGCGCCGCCGCGGCCGAGCTCCCCGACCAGCCCGTCATCCTGCGCACCCAGACCGCCAACACACGCTCGCAGCGCCTCGCCGCCCGCCTGGGCTTCCAGCCGGTCAGGACCTTCGAGTGGTTCGACGCCGAGCAGACCCTGTTCGCCGCCGACCTGCACTCCTTCAAGGCCTGA
- a CDS encoding oxidoreductase, which produces MGLFDRFRRAGRPGVTRGSTSHDTSHLEAWAASHRGVEAFVEPRTTVTETTVVLVAHDGEWTRRRIDGEQGAFRLGRKLGIPVYEVSKVGYPKRMREYTARQRAQSRRQSTD; this is translated from the coding sequence GTGGGCTTGTTCGATCGTTTTCGCAGGGCCGGGCGTCCAGGTGTGACCCGGGGTTCGACCTCGCACGACACCTCCCACCTCGAGGCATGGGCGGCGTCGCACCGGGGTGTCGAGGCGTTCGTGGAGCCGCGGACCACGGTGACGGAGACCACTGTGGTGTTGGTCGCTCACGACGGCGAATGGACCCGCCGGCGCATCGACGGCGAGCAGGGCGCGTTCCGGCTCGGCCGCAAGCTGGGCATCCCCGTGTACGAGGTCAGCAAGGTCGGCTACCCGAAGCGGATGCGCGAGTACACCGCCCGCCAGCGCGCGCAGTCGCGCCGTCAGTCCACCGACTGA
- a CDS encoding alpha/beta fold hydrolase translates to MVTVLLLHGLGGDHRGLRDLADALDGVDVVVPDLPGYGASPPLTVPHTLENYAAEIERLRLSLGLDRFVLAGHSLGASISLVYAARYGSALDGLCLFNPVSEATGLTAWLGKLYYRIGSWLPSRAARFWLCSKPAVYLADAFVIVTPDKARRRWILEMDYENYRNASVPAMTEAFLSYFDTRFADLAASVDVPTLVVTGTRDGIAPVDAVTALHQGIAGSELIIEPGAGHLFPAEDPGRAADLLNAFLRRVTPTVTPNVDLG, encoded by the coding sequence GTGGTGACTGTGTTGCTGCTGCACGGGCTCGGCGGCGACCACCGTGGCCTGCGGGACCTGGCCGACGCGCTCGACGGGGTCGACGTCGTCGTGCCGGACCTGCCGGGCTACGGCGCTTCGCCGCCGCTCACCGTGCCCCACACCCTGGAGAACTACGCCGCCGAGATCGAGCGGCTGCGGCTGTCGCTGGGGCTGGACCGGTTCGTGCTCGCCGGCCATTCGCTGGGGGCATCCATCTCGCTCGTCTACGCCGCGCGCTACGGGTCGGCGCTGGACGGGCTCTGCCTGTTCAACCCCGTGTCCGAAGCGACCGGCCTCACCGCGTGGCTGGGCAAGCTCTACTACCGCATCGGCTCGTGGCTGCCGTCGCGGGCCGCCCGCTTCTGGCTGTGCAGCAAGCCCGCCGTGTATCTCGCCGACGCCTTCGTCATCGTGACGCCGGACAAGGCGCGGCGACGGTGGATCTTGGAGATGGACTACGAGAACTACCGCAACGCCAGCGTGCCGGCGATGACCGAGGCGTTCCTCAGCTACTTCGACACGCGGTTCGCCGACCTGGCGGCCTCGGTCGACGTGCCGACCCTGGTCGTCACCGGCACCCGTGACGGCATCGCCCCCGTCGACGCCGTGACGGCCCTGCACCAGGGCATCGCCGGCTCGGAGCTGATCATCGAACCCGGCGCCGGCCACCTCTTCCCGGCCGAGGACCCGGGGCGGGCGGCGGACCTGCTCAACGCCTTCCTCCGGCGAGTCACGCCCACCGTCACACCGAATGTCGATCTGGGGTAG
- a CDS encoding TIGR01777 family oxidoreductase, producing the protein MRVVVAGSSGLIGSALLPVLRQAGHEVLRLVRRPAAARDERSWDPPAGRIQDGTFDGVDAVLNLCGAGVGDKRWSQARKQTLLDSRVEPTEVLAAAVAERGIPVLVNASAVGYYGNTGDRVVDESGPKGEGFLADLVHEWESATRPAADAGSRVVLLRTGLVFAESGGLLGRLKPLFSLMLGGKLGDGRQYWPWISLDDELAAIRFVLEHEDISGPVNLCAPEQLTNAELTKAMGEVMGRPTPWTVPAFALRAALGEFADEGVLIGQRATPKALLEHGFQFQHETVATALPEVLGQRA; encoded by the coding sequence ATGCGCGTGGTGGTGGCCGGGTCGTCCGGCTTGATCGGTTCCGCTCTGCTGCCGGTGCTGCGGCAGGCCGGGCACGAGGTGCTGCGCCTGGTGCGCCGGCCGGCGGCGGCCCGGGACGAGCGCAGCTGGGACCCGCCGGCCGGCCGGATCCAGGACGGCACGTTCGACGGCGTCGACGCGGTGCTGAACCTGTGCGGTGCGGGCGTCGGCGACAAGCGCTGGAGCCAGGCCCGCAAGCAGACGCTGCTCGACTCCCGGGTGGAGCCGACGGAGGTGCTGGCGGCGGCCGTCGCGGAGCGCGGAATTCCCGTGCTGGTGAACGCCTCGGCGGTCGGCTACTACGGCAACACCGGCGACAGGGTGGTCGACGAGTCGGGACCGAAGGGCGAGGGCTTCCTCGCCGATCTTGTGCACGAGTGGGAGTCGGCGACCCGTCCCGCGGCCGACGCCGGTTCGCGGGTGGTGCTGCTGCGCACCGGCCTGGTGTTCGCCGAGTCGGGCGGGCTGCTGGGCAGGCTGAAGCCGCTGTTCTCGCTGATGCTGGGCGGCAAGCTGGGCGACGGCCGCCAGTACTGGCCGTGGATCTCGCTGGACGACGAGCTGGCGGCGATCCGGTTCGTGCTGGAACACGAGGACATCTCGGGGCCGGTCAACCTGTGCGCGCCGGAGCAGCTGACCAACGCCGAGCTGACCAAGGCGATGGGCGAGGTCATGGGCCGCCCGACGCCGTGGACGGTGCCGGCCTTCGCGCTGCGGGCCGCGCTCGGCGAGTTCGCCGACGAGGGCGTGCTGATCGGTCAGCGCGCGACCCCGAAGGCGTTGCTGGAGCACGGCTTCCAGTTCCAACACGAGACGGTGGCCACAGCCCTGCCGGAGGTGCTCGGGCAGCGGGCGTAA